A single region of the Chelonia mydas isolate rCheMyd1 chromosome 4, rCheMyd1.pri.v2, whole genome shotgun sequence genome encodes:
- the IRF2 gene encoding interferon regulatory factor 2 isoform X1, which produces MPVERMRMRPWLEDQINSNTIPGLKWLNKEKKIFQIPWMHAARHGWDVEKDAPLFRNWAIHTGKFQPGVDKPDPKTWKANFRCAMNSLPDIEEVKDKSIKKGNNAFRVYRMLPLSERPSKKGKKPKTEKDDKSKQIKQEPVESSFAVTNGITEVSSDCFLPSTIKSEVDSTVNIVVVGQPHLDGSTEEQVIVANPPDVCQVVEVTTECDEQPLSMSQLYPLQISPVSSYAESETTDSIPSDEENAEGRLHWQKKNIEGKQYLSNLGMRNTSHILPSMATFVTSNKPDLQVTIKEESSPLPYNSSWPPFPAIPLPQVVSSASASSSRPDHETRASVIKKTSDITQSRVKSC; this is translated from the exons ATGCCTGTGGAAAGAATGCGGATGCGTCCATGGCTGGAAGACCAAATAAATTCAAACACAATACCAGGGTTAAAATGGCTAAATAAG gAGAAGAAGATTTTTCAGATTCCCTGGATGCACGCTGCACGACATGGGTGGGATGTTGAAAAAGATGCTCCTTTATTTAGAAATTGGGCAATTCACACAG GAAAATTTCAACCAGGAGTAGATAAACCTGATCCAAAGACATGGAAGGCAAACTTCCGATGTGCTATGAACTCCTTGCCTGATATAGAAGAAGTCAAAGACAAAAGTATAAAGAAAGGAAACAATGCCTTCAGGGTTTACAGGATGCTACCCTTATCCGAAAGGCCTTCCAAAAAAG GAAAGAAACCAAAGACTGAGAAGGATGACAAATCCAAACAAATAAAG CAAGAACCAGTTGAGTCATCTTTCGCAGTGACTAATGGAATAACTGAGGTCTCTTCTGACTGCTTCCTACCCTCCACTATAAAAAGTGAAGTTGACAGTACTGTGAACATTGTAG TTGTAGGACAGCCCCACCTTGATGGCAGTACTGAGGAACAGGTGATAGTTGCCAATCCTCCTGATGTTTGCCAAGTAGTAGAGGTGACAACAGAGTGTGATGAGCAGCCCCTCAGCATGAGTCAGCTGTACCCTCTGCAGATCTCCCCAGTCTCCTCCTATGCAG AAAGTGAAACGACGGACAGTATTCCCAGTGATGAAGAAAATGCAGAG ggtCGGCTTCATTggcaaaagaaaaacattgaaGGCAAACAGTATCTGAGCAACCTGGGTATGAGGAACACTTCTCATATTCTTCCCAGTATGGCTACTTTTGTGACTTCCAACAAGCCTGACCTCCAGGTCACCATCAAAGAAGAAAGCTCCCCACTGCCTTACAACAGCTCCTGGCCCCCCTTCCCAGCTATCCCTCTCCCACAAGTAGTGTCTTCAgcttctgccagcagcagcaggccagACCATGAGACACGGGCTAGTGTCATCAAGAAAACATCAGACATCACCCAGTCGAGAGTCAAGAGCTGCTAA
- the IRF2 gene encoding interferon regulatory factor 2 isoform X3, whose protein sequence is MGKRERELDWEKKKVTMPVERMRMRPWLEDQINSNTIPGLKWLNKEKKIFQIPWMHAARHGWDVEKDAPLFRNWAIHTGKFQPGVDKPDPKTWKANFRCAMNSLPDIEEVKDKSIKKGNNAFRVYRMLPLSERPSKKGKKPKTEKDDKSKQIKQEPVESSFAVTNGITEVSSDCFLPSTIKSEVDSTVNIVGQPHLDGSTEEQVIVANPPDVCQVVEVTTECDEQPLSMSQLYPLQISPVSSYAESETTDSIPSDEENAEGRLHWQKKNIEGKQYLSNLGMRNTSHILPSMATFVTSNKPDLQVTIKEESSPLPYNSSWPPFPAIPLPQVVSSASASSSRPDHETRASVIKKTSDITQSRVKSC, encoded by the exons GTAACGATGCCTGTGGAAAGAATGCGGATGCGTCCATGGCTGGAAGACCAAATAAATTCAAACACAATACCAGGGTTAAAATGGCTAAATAAG gAGAAGAAGATTTTTCAGATTCCCTGGATGCACGCTGCACGACATGGGTGGGATGTTGAAAAAGATGCTCCTTTATTTAGAAATTGGGCAATTCACACAG GAAAATTTCAACCAGGAGTAGATAAACCTGATCCAAAGACATGGAAGGCAAACTTCCGATGTGCTATGAACTCCTTGCCTGATATAGAAGAAGTCAAAGACAAAAGTATAAAGAAAGGAAACAATGCCTTCAGGGTTTACAGGATGCTACCCTTATCCGAAAGGCCTTCCAAAAAAG GAAAGAAACCAAAGACTGAGAAGGATGACAAATCCAAACAAATAAAG CAAGAACCAGTTGAGTCATCTTTCGCAGTGACTAATGGAATAACTGAGGTCTCTTCTGACTGCTTCCTACCCTCCACTATAAAAAGTGAAGTTGACAGTACTGTGAACATTGTAG GACAGCCCCACCTTGATGGCAGTACTGAGGAACAGGTGATAGTTGCCAATCCTCCTGATGTTTGCCAAGTAGTAGAGGTGACAACAGAGTGTGATGAGCAGCCCCTCAGCATGAGTCAGCTGTACCCTCTGCAGATCTCCCCAGTCTCCTCCTATGCAG AAAGTGAAACGACGGACAGTATTCCCAGTGATGAAGAAAATGCAGAG ggtCGGCTTCATTggcaaaagaaaaacattgaaGGCAAACAGTATCTGAGCAACCTGGGTATGAGGAACACTTCTCATATTCTTCCCAGTATGGCTACTTTTGTGACTTCCAACAAGCCTGACCTCCAGGTCACCATCAAAGAAGAAAGCTCCCCACTGCCTTACAACAGCTCCTGGCCCCCCTTCCCAGCTATCCCTCTCCCACAAGTAGTGTCTTCAgcttctgccagcagcagcaggccagACCATGAGACACGGGCTAGTGTCATCAAGAAAACATCAGACATCACCCAGTCGAGAGTCAAGAGCTGCTAA
- the IRF2 gene encoding interferon regulatory factor 2 isoform X2, which translates to MGKRERELDWEKKKVTMPVERMRMRPWLEDQINSNTIPGLKWLNKEKKIFQIPWMHAARHGWDVEKDAPLFRNWAIHTGKFQPGVDKPDPKTWKANFRCAMNSLPDIEEVKDKSIKKGNNAFRVYRMLPLSERPSKKGKKPKTEKDDKSKQIKQEPVESSFAVTNGITEVSSDCFLPSTIKSEVDSTVNIVVVGQPHLDGSTEEQVIVANPPDVCQVVEVTTECDEQPLSMSQLYPLQISPVSSYAESETTDSIPSDEENAEGRLHWQKKNIEGKQYLSNLGMRNTSHILPSMATFVTSNKPDLQVTIKEESSPLPYNSSWPPFPAIPLPQVVSSASASSSRPDHETRASVIKKTSDITQSRVKSC; encoded by the exons GTAACGATGCCTGTGGAAAGAATGCGGATGCGTCCATGGCTGGAAGACCAAATAAATTCAAACACAATACCAGGGTTAAAATGGCTAAATAAG gAGAAGAAGATTTTTCAGATTCCCTGGATGCACGCTGCACGACATGGGTGGGATGTTGAAAAAGATGCTCCTTTATTTAGAAATTGGGCAATTCACACAG GAAAATTTCAACCAGGAGTAGATAAACCTGATCCAAAGACATGGAAGGCAAACTTCCGATGTGCTATGAACTCCTTGCCTGATATAGAAGAAGTCAAAGACAAAAGTATAAAGAAAGGAAACAATGCCTTCAGGGTTTACAGGATGCTACCCTTATCCGAAAGGCCTTCCAAAAAAG GAAAGAAACCAAAGACTGAGAAGGATGACAAATCCAAACAAATAAAG CAAGAACCAGTTGAGTCATCTTTCGCAGTGACTAATGGAATAACTGAGGTCTCTTCTGACTGCTTCCTACCCTCCACTATAAAAAGTGAAGTTGACAGTACTGTGAACATTGTAG TTGTAGGACAGCCCCACCTTGATGGCAGTACTGAGGAACAGGTGATAGTTGCCAATCCTCCTGATGTTTGCCAAGTAGTAGAGGTGACAACAGAGTGTGATGAGCAGCCCCTCAGCATGAGTCAGCTGTACCCTCTGCAGATCTCCCCAGTCTCCTCCTATGCAG AAAGTGAAACGACGGACAGTATTCCCAGTGATGAAGAAAATGCAGAG ggtCGGCTTCATTggcaaaagaaaaacattgaaGGCAAACAGTATCTGAGCAACCTGGGTATGAGGAACACTTCTCATATTCTTCCCAGTATGGCTACTTTTGTGACTTCCAACAAGCCTGACCTCCAGGTCACCATCAAAGAAGAAAGCTCCCCACTGCCTTACAACAGCTCCTGGCCCCCCTTCCCAGCTATCCCTCTCCCACAAGTAGTGTCTTCAgcttctgccagcagcagcaggccagACCATGAGACACGGGCTAGTGTCATCAAGAAAACATCAGACATCACCCAGTCGAGAGTCAAGAGCTGCTAA